The sequence GAGGTGCTCGAAAGCATCGGGCCGGTTCTCGGCAAGCATCCGGAATACGCCGAATTCAAGATTATCGAGCGGATCTGCGAGCCCGAGCGGCAGATCATCTTCCGGGTGCCCTGGGAGGACGACCTGGGTGAGGTGCACATCAACCGGGGCTTCCGGGTGGAGTTCAACAGCGCCCTCGGCCCCTACAAGGGCGGCCTGCGCTTCCACCCCTCGGTCTATCTCGGCATCGTCAAGTTCCTCGGCTTCGAGCAGATCTTCAAGAACGGCCTGACCGGCCTGCCGATCGGCGGCGGCAAGGGCGGCTCGGACTTCGACCCGAAGGGGCGCTCCGACCGGGAGGTCATGCGCTTCTGCCAGAGCTTCATGACCGAGCTCTACCGTCACATCGGCGAGTACACCGACGTTCCGGCCGGTGACATCGGCGTCGGGCAGCGCGAGGTCGGCTACCTGTTCGGCCAGTACAAGCGCATCACCAACCGCTACGAATCCGGAGTGATCACCGGAAAGGGCCTCAGCTACGGCGGCGCTCAGGTGCGGACCGAGGCCACCGGGTACGGCTGCGCGTTCTTCGTCGACGAGATGCTGAAGGCCCGCGGCACGTCGTTCGACGGCAGGCGGGTCGTGGTGTCCGGGTCGGGCAACGTCGCCGTCTACGCCATCGAGAAGGTGCAGCAGCTGGGCGGCGTGGTGGTCGCCTGCTCCGACTCCTCGGGCTATGTCCTCGACGAGAAGGGCATCGACCTCGACCTGCTCAAGCAGGTCAAGCAGGTCGAGCGCCACCGGCTGGGCGTCTACGCCGAGCGCCGCGGCGCGGGCGCGGCCTTCGTCTCCGGCCGGAGCCTCTGGGAGGTGCCGTGCGAGGTGGCGATGCCCTCGGCCACCCAGAACGAGATCACCGGTCACGACGCCGAACTCCTCGTCCGCAACGGCTGCGTCGCCGTCGGCGAGGGCGCCAACATGCCCACCACGCCCGAGGGCATCCGGGTGTTCCAGGAGGCCGGCGTGTCCTTCGGGCCGGGCAAGGCGGCCAACGCGGGCGGCGTGGCCACCAGCGCGCTGGAGATGCAGCAGAACGCCAGCCGCGACTCGTGGACCTTCGAATTCTCCGAGCAGCGCCTGCAGACCATCATGCGCGACATCCACGGCCGCTGCCTGCAGAGTGCCGACGAGTACGGCCTGCCGGGCAACTACGTGGCCGGCGCCAACATCGACGGATTCAAGCGGGTGGCCGACGCGATGCTCTCGCTCGGCCTGATCTGAGGACGCCCCGGGTGGAGGGGCCGTCAAAGCCCCTCCGCGCAGCCTTCCGGTCCGCGCGACCTTCCGGTCCGCCGTACGGCTGTCACCGGCCGGGAGGCCACCGGCCCCGCCGGGCGCCGGCCCCGGGGCGCGGGCCGGCGCTGGACGGACCGCGCGCGACGTGCCGGGCGGTCACACCGGGGTTGGATACCGAGTGGTCAGATACCGAGTGGTCAGATAGTGAGTGGTCGGATACTGGGCGGTCGGCCTGCGCAGAGGGACCTGATCGGGGGCGGGGATCGGGGACGCGCGGCTGACGGCGGCGGGGCGACCGCGTGCGGACCATCCCGGCCAGGCGGCGGGGGAATCACCCGTGGGGGACGTCCGCGTCAGGTGGTGCGAGAGAGTGGGTGCGGAGGCGTCCGCGTCAGGCGGTGAGGGAGACCGCGCGCGAGGACGCCGGCGTCAGGAGGTGAGGTTGACGTAGTAGCGGGAGTAGCCGTTCATGTCGACCAGGCGCGTGCCGACGGCCCTGGCGGCGGTGCTGCCGATGTTGAGGCAGGAGTCGAAGGCGTTCTGGTAGACGTACATCGGGCCGTAGGGGCCGGTCCAGACCGCTCCGTTGGCGGCCTCGGCGTAGAAGGCGGCGTAGCGGTTGCTGGTGTTGAGTACGTGCGCCTCCCCTCCCGGGTCGATGGCCCACCAGCCCCGGGTGCCCCACTGGCCGTAGTCCCGGCAGCCGTCGGGACTGTAGAACATGATCGCGACCCACACCCTGGAGGTGTAGCGGTTACGGAAGTGCAGCTCCATGGTCTACTCCTCCGGTTCCGTGAAGCGCTGGGCCAGCGGTCTGGCGTCGACCGGCTGGTCGGCCAGGGGCGGCAGGTGATCGTCGGCCCCCGCGGCGACAGCGATCCGGTCCGCCGTCCCCGCGCGCGCGTTCACCTCCCCCGTGTCGGCCTCTGTCGTGTCCGCGAACCCCACCCGTGGATCGGGCAGACGCTCGGTGCCGTTGTCCGGCATGTGGCTCAACTCCATTCCTTGAACGCGTTGAGTGACTGCCCCAGAACTTACAGTAATAGTCAAAGGCTGTAAAGAGTGCTGTAAAGGCAGTGCGATGGAGGTCGGCCGCATTGTCACGAGTCCGCATCCGGCCGCCGGCCCGGCGAAAAGCGTCGGTCTCATTACCTAAGGTGGCGTTCATGCGACGCATTCAGGAGACGGCATGACCCTCCCGCCCGAGCTCGTCGGGAATCCGGCCGTCGTCCGCCTGTCTGCGAGCATGCTCGACCGCCGCGAGGGCGACTGCCGTGACTTCGCCGCGGCCAAGGCCCGGCCGGACGTGCGGTCGCAGGTCTTCGAACGCCGCCGCTTCGCCCCCTGGGAGGACTTCCCGCTCGGCCTGGTCATGCGGGTGCTGGACGCCGTCGAGTTCGACGGCGCCGACGTGGCCGCGGCGGTCACGCAGGCCCTGGAGGACAACCGCGACCCGGTGCATCCCGGAGCCGCGCGCTGGATCCGGCATGCCTGCCACACCTATCTGGAGACGGCCGACAGCCTGGCCGCGGAGGGGGGCGGGCTCCGCCCGGAACGCCACCCCCGGATCGTCCAGCGGAGCGGCTCTCCGGCGGAGATGCGGGCCCTGACCGCGTGGGGCCGCTGGTACGGCTCGCCGGACGGCGCCGTGGTCGAGTTCCGCCGGATGCGGCTGCGGCGCCCGCTGGGCCGGGCCGACGGGCCCGCCACGCTGGCGATGGCCTACGTCGCCGCGGCCGGCGACCGGGCCGTGGGAGGCACGCAGGACCTCTACCGGACCGTTCCCGTCCCGGTCCGCGAGCCCGGCGCGAGCCCCCGGCGGGTGCGGGTGGTCGAGGTGGGCCTCACCGACGGCGCCGCGGCGGTGCTCGTGGACACCGCGCCCCAGCAGGTGCGCCACGCCTACCTCTCCTCCGTGAGACCCGTGGCGGCCGGGCTGCTGGCCGGCGGCCACAGGACACCCGGCGGCGACTGCGCCGACTGCAAGCTGCGTGCCTCGTGCGGCGCCCTCCCGCGGACACCGGGGCTGCTGGGCCTGCCCGACCGGGGGACCCACCGGCGCACCTGGTCGATCACGACGGCCCGGCAGTACCAGATCTGCCCGGCCCAGGCGCACATGCGCGACCTCCGGCTGCCCGCCGAGGAGGCCGAGAGCACGGCGGTTCGGCGCGGGCTGATCGTGCACCAGTGGCTGGAGGCCGCCCACGGCCGCCCCGGCGCGAGGCCGTGCGCGCCGGAGGATCTCCCCGATCCCGAGACCGGCGACCTCACCTGGGACGGGCCGCCGATGAGCCGGGACGAATACCGCCGGGCCCGGCCGTACCTGCTCCAGCACCTGCGGGTGTGCCCGCTGCTCGGCGGCGAGGTCACCCACGTCGTCCCGGAGCCCAGGGTGGCCGCCTACGATCCCGACGCCGACGTCCTGGTCGTCGCCAATCCCGACCTGCTCCGCCGGGTGGGCGGGCGCCTGGTCTACCGGGAGCAGAAGACCTCCGCCGCGGAGCGCGGCATCACCGCCGAGAACGCGCTGGAGATGGTCCCGCAGCTCGCCCTGGCCGTCTGCCTGATCGCGGACGGCGCGTTCGGGGACCCCTCCGGGTCGGTCGAGCTGGAGCAGCTCACCCCCGTTTCGGGCGAGGTCGTCACGTTCGACGCCGCGGATCCGGTGGTGGTCGCGACCGCGCGGGCCGTCGTGTCCGGCCGCACCCGCGCGTGGCATCGGGACGTCGCCTTCCGCGCGACCCCCGGTCCGTGGTGCCGCGTCTGCCCGGTGACCCGCTGGTGCCCGGACGCCTCCCGTTCCGGCGACGGCGCGCCGCTCGTCCTGGACGGCCTGGTGATCGACCCCGCCACCGGCGAGATCCTGGAGTCCTCCGGCCGCCCGAGCAGCCACGCCGAGGCGGTGGCCGAGGCGATCGCCGCCCCCGAACTCGACGACGAGCCGCCCTTCTAGCGGCCCGCCCTTCCAGCCGCCCGGCTCAGAACGCCGGGCGGCCGCGGAGGCGCTCTCCGGCGAGGTGAAACACCCCTCCCGAGCCACCGTACGCCCCTCCGGCCACTGACGCGGGGCGGCCGCGGAGGCGGTATTCAGCGAGGTGAAACGCCCCTTCCGAGCACCGTGCGGTCCTCCGGCCATTGACGCCGGGCCGAGGAGGTCCCTAGGATCCCCGCTATCCGTCTAGAAAGTATCCAGACGGATAGCTCCACGTGTCATCCCGGCGACCGCGTCACCCGTGCGGCCCCGGAAATGACCGCTGAACGGGTTCGCCGCCGCACACCGGCCGAGAGGCCGTCATCTGGGGAGCGACATCCAGTTACCCATCGCAATTCCCCCCTGGAGGGCCTGATGTCCCAATCCACTGGTATGCCGGGAGAGATGAACCGGCGGCAGCTCCTGCGCCGGATCGGCCTGACCGCCCTGGCCGCAGGTCCGGGCGCGGGCCTGCTCAGCGCCTGCGCGACGGCCGGAAGCGGGAGTGGCGCGGGGTCGGCTCCGGCCGCGGCCACGCCCGCCGCGACCTCGGCGGCCAACCCGTTCGGCGTCGACCCCGGGAAGCCGCTCGAGGTGGTGATCTTCAACGGCGGCAACGGCGACGGCTACGCGACCGGGCTCCACCAGCCGCTGTACCGCAAGACGTATCCGCGGGCGGAGATCAAGCACGTCCCCACGCAGAAGATCGGCACCCAGCTGCGCCCGCGCTTCGTCAGCGGTGACGTGCCGGACGTGGTGAACAACTCCGGCCCGGAGGCGCTCGACATGGCGGCGCTGACCGCGGAGGGTCACCTCGCCGATCTGAGCATGCTCTTCGACGCGCCGTCGGTCGACGACCCGGGGAAGAAGGTGCGCGACACGCTGGTCGGCGGCGCCCACGAGAACTCGCTGATCGACGGCGTCCCGCACGTCCTCAACTACACCGTCGCCCACCGTGCCCTGTGGTACAACGCCAAGCTCTTCGCGGACAAGGGCTGGACGGTGCCCAGGACCTGGGACGCCTTCCTCGCACTCGGCGAGGAGACACGGAGGGCGGGCATCACGCTGTTCGCCTACCCCGGCCAGGTCGGGCCGTTCTACCAGGTCTGGAACCTCGTCTACACCGCGGCGAAGATCGGCGGCAACCAGGTCGTCATCGACATCGACAACCTGGCGGACGGCGCCTGGACCAGCCCCGCCGTCCTGGCCTCCGTGACCGCGTGGGCGGACCTGCAGGCCAGGTACGGCGACAAGTCCTACTTCGGCCTGGACCACACCCAGACGCAGGTCAAACATCTGCAGGACAAGGTGGCCTTCTACCCCTGTGGCTCCTGGCTGGACAACGAGATGGCCAAGGACAAGCCCGACTCCTTCGAATACGCCATCGCCCCGGTGCCGAGCGTGACCGCCACGGACAAGATGCCCGCGGAGGCCATCATGGTGGGGGTGAGCGAGGCGTTCTTCGTCTCGGCCAAGGGCGGCAACCTCGCGGGCGGCCTGGAGTACCTGCGGATCATGCTCTCCAGGGAGGGGGCTCGCGGATACACCGAGAGAACCAAGAACCTCACCGTGGTCAACGGCGTCGCCGAGGGCCTCGACCTCCCTCCCGCCGTACGGAGCGCCGCCAGGGCTCAGGACGCGGCGGGCAGGAACACCATCACCGACGCGCGGTTCGAGAGCTGGTACAAGGAGCTGTTCGACTACTCCCAGACCCAGACGAACGCGGTCATGGCAGGCCGGGCGACGCCCGAGCAGTTCTGCGCGAACATGCAGAAGAAGGCCGACGAGATCAAGAAGGACCCGTCGGTCACCAAGCAGACTCGGAGCGTCTAGCCCATGTCGGCGCGGCTGCGCGCGTTCGGCTTCGTCGCCGGGTCCCTCGCGGTACCGGTGGTCCTCTACGTGGCCTTCGTGATCAATCCGTACGTCCAGGCGTTCCAGATCGCGCTGACCGACTGGCGGGGGGTGTCGCGCACCCCCGGGTTCGTCGGGCTGGAGAACTTCGCCCGTCTCTGGGACGACCAGGTGTTCTGGCAGGCTCTGCGCAATCACGGCGTGCTGCTGGTCACGCTCCCCCTGGTCACGATCGCCCTCGCGCTGTTCTTCGCCTACCTGCTCAACCTGGGCGGAGGCGGCGCGAGCGGGAAGATGCGCGGGGTGCGGGGCGCGGGGTTCTACCGGGTGGTGTTCTTCCTCCCCCAGGTCCTCGCCGTCGCCGTCGTCGGCGTGCTGTTCAAGGCGGTCTACCGGCCCGACGAGAGCGGCGTCCTCAACAGCGCCCTGGCCGGTCTCGGCCTGGAGCCCGTCGGCTGGCTCACCGAGCCCAGGCTCGCCTTCTGGTCGATCATCGCGGTCATGGTCTGGCAGGCGGTCGGCTTCTACGTCGTGCTGTTCTCCGCCGGCATGGCCGCGATCCCCAAGGACGTCTTCGAGGCGGCGGCGCTGGACGGCGCGGGCCGGGTGCGGATGTTCCTGTCCATCACCCTGCCTCTGCTCTGGGACACCGTGCAGGTCGGCTGGGTCTACCTCGGCATCGCCGCCTTCGACGGCTTCGCGCTGGTGCAGGTGCTCTCGGTCGACCGCGGCGGCCCGGACGGCGCCACCACCGTGCTTCCCCTGGAGATCTGGAAGACGGCCTTCAGCTACTCGAAGTTCGGCTACGCCTCGGCGATGGGCGTGGCGCTGTTCTTCATGACCATCACGTTCGCGGCGCTGACCCTGCGGGTCACCCGTCGCGAGAGGATCGAGTTCTGACCGTGACCCCCACCACCGAACCACCGTCCACCACACGCGCGGCGGAACGCCCGCGCCCCGGGCTGCTCACCGGCCTGTCCCACGTCGCGCTGGTCGTGTGGGCGCTGCTGGTCGTCCTTCCCCTGCTGTGGACCCTGCTCGCGTCGTTCAAGAACAACACCGAGATCTTCGGGGACGCGCTGCAACTCCCCGCCGAGCTGCGCTGGGACAACTGGACCCGCGCGTGGGGCAGGGCGAACGTCGGCACGTACATGCTCAACACTGTCGTCGTCGTCGCCGCGGGCACGTTCGGGACCATGTTCTTCGGCTCGCTGGCCGCCTACGTGCTGGCCCGCTACAGGTTTCCGGGCAACCGGCTGATCTACTACCTGTTCGTCTCCGGCATGGCCTTTCCCGTCTTCCTCGCCCTGGTCCCGCTCTTCTTCGTGGTCGACCAGGTGGGGCTGCTGAACACCCACACCGGCCTGGTCCTGGTCTACATCGCCTACTCGCTGCCGTTCACGATCTTCTTCCTGGCCGCGTTCTTCAAGACGCTGCCCGCCTCGGTCGCGGAGGCCGCGATGATCGACGGGGCCTCACACGTCCGCACGTTCTTCCAGGTCATGCTCCCCATGGCCAGACCCGGACTGATCAGCATCGCGATCTTCAACGTGCTCGGCCAGTGGAACCAGTACCTCCTGCCACTGGTGCTGCTCTCCGGCGCCAAGGACAAATGGGTCATCACCCAGGGCATCGCCGACATCTCGACCATCGCCGGATACGAGGCCGACTGGCCCGGCCTGTTCGCCGCGCTCAGCATGTCGATCATCCCGGTACTGGTCGTCTACGTCGTCTTCCAGCGCCAGATCCAGTCCGGGCTAACCTCGGGTGCGCTGAAGTAGCGATGATCCAGACCACCCAGACGACGAGGATGAGCATGTCTTCCGGAAGCCCGCGCGTCCTGCGCACCCTGAACGAGCGCGCCACCCTGGAGCTGCTGCTCCGGAGCGGACCGCTCACCCGGGGGGAGCTGGAGAGCCTGACCGGCCTGTCGAAGGCCTCCGCGGCCGAGGTCCTGCGCCGCCTGGAGAGCGCCCGCCTGGTGAAGAAGGGCGGGCGGAAGCCGGGCAGCGCGGGACCGGCCGCGCACATGTGGGCGCTGGACGGCTCCTGCTGCCATGTGGCCGGGGTCGACGTCACGCCGGACGCCCTGGACGTGGCCGTCGCCGACCTGACGGGGCAGGTGGTCGGCGAGCACCGCATGGCCACCCCGGGCATCCACGACCCGATGGGCTCGCTCGCCGTCGCGGTGGCCGAGGCGGCGCGCGCCGCGGGGCTGCGGACCACCGACCTCGACCAGATCGTCGTGGGGATGCCCGGCGTCATCGACGTCGTCGGCGACCGGCTGGACTCGGTGATCCAGCTGCCCAGCTGGGAGCACGTGCACGACCTCTCGCCCCTGCGCGCGCGGCTCGGCAACGACCGCGTGCGCATGGAGAACGACGTGAACCTCGTCGCGGTCGAGGAGATGGTCAAGGGCTCGGCACGCGACGCGGAGAGCTTCGCGCTGTTCTGGCTGGGCCGGGGCATCGGCGCGGGCGTCGTGCTGAACGGCGCCCTGCTGAGAGGCGCCACAGGGCGGGGCGGCGAGATCGGCTCCATCGTCGTCCCCGACCCCGCCGAGCGGGGACGGGTGCTGGGCCCGGAGGGCGGGTCGCTCGACTCGATCCTCGGCGCGGAGGCCGTACTGCGGCTCGCCCGCGCCCACGGCCTCGCGGCGGGCACCGGATCCGGCGGCCCCGCGGCGGACAGCGCGGTGAGCGGCGCGGCGGACGCCGTCAGCCGGGCCGTCGCCGACGGGAGCACCGGCTTCCTCGAGGCGCTGGCCGCCAGGATGGCCGTCGGCGTCATCGCGCTGGTCGGCGTCCTCGACCCGCATCTGGTGGTGCTCGGCGGCTCGCTCTGCGCGGCGGGCGGCGAGGAGCTCCGCCGGATGGTCGCCGTCCGGCTGGCCACCACCGCGCTCGCCCGCACCCCGCTGGTGCTCAGCGCGGTCAGCGGCAACGCCGTGCGGGCGGGGGCCGTCGAGTTCGCCCTGGGCATCGCGCGCGAGCAGGTTTTCAAGGCCGGTACGGCGGGCCGGTAGCGCACCGGCCGCCCACCTCTACCGGGCCGCTCCCGCCGGGCGAGGCCGCGCCCGCGGAGCCGCCGACGAGACCACATCCACCGAGCCCGATCAATGAATCCGTATCCACGAAGGAGAACAGGAATGTCGAAGGTCCTTGTCGTCGGTGCCCATCCGGACGAGGCGGAGATGTACGCCGGTGGGACCGCGGCGCTGCTGGCCCGCGCGGGCCACGCGGTGAAGTTCGTGTCGCTGACCAACGGTGACGCGGGCCATTTCACGATGGAGCCCGTGCCGCTGGCCCGGCACCGGGCCAAGGAGGCCGTGCGCGCGGCCGAGGCACTCGGCGTGCTTGAGTACGAGATCCTGGACGTGCACGACGGCGAGCTGGAGCCCTCCGTCGCGATGCGCAGGAAGATGATCGAGCTGATCCGCGGGTGGCGGGCGGACGTGGTCATCGCCCTGCACGGCGAGGGTCCCGGCCACCCGGACAACCGGGCGGCGGGCCGCCTGGTCTCCGACGCGGTGGCCTTCTGCACGACGCCCAACGTGGTGCCCGGCAGTCCCGCGCTGGAGCGCCAGCCGCTCTGCCTGCTCATGGTGGACTACGCCGCTCCCGGCTTCCACCGGCACGATGTCGCCGTCGACGTCGACCCCGTCATCGACAGGAAGCTGGATGCCTGCGCGGCACACGCCTCGCAGTTCTTCGAGTACTCCCCCGCCGCGCGGGGACTCGCCGACCTGGTGCCGGCGGAGGACGCGACCGAGGAACGCCGCGCTTTCGTCCTCACCCACTGGGAGGAGTTCATGCTCGCCGGTGACGGCATGCGCCCGGCTCTGGCCGGACGGTACGGCGACGCGCACGCACGGCGGGTCCGCCACGCCGAGACCTTCCAGCTCGCGGACTACGGCCGTGCCGTACCGGAGGAGGAGTTGCGTCTGCTCCTCGACGTCTTCGACGGCGATCTGGCCGCCCGGGTCTCCTGAGCCGGAGCCCGGCCCCCGGAGCGGGCAACCCGGCACTCCGCACGGCGGGCCGGGTTTTGTCCGTTTTTGCGCTGCGACACCTCGCCTCTGGGTAGAAAAGGGATGTTTCGGGCAGACGTGCCCGCGACTCTCCCCCGTATCCGCATCGCGAGGAGGAGCTCATGAGCACCCGACCACACCCGATAGCGTCACCGCTCCACGCGCCGGCCGGAGCCTCCGCGGACAAGGACGGCATCGTCGTCGGCGCCGGCCCGGTCACCGTCGACGTCTACGTCGACTTCCTGTGCCCGTTCTGCAAGATGTTCGAGCAGGCGTCCGGGCCGACGCTGGACAGGCTGGTGGGAGAGGGGGCGATCAGCCTCGTGTACCACCCGATGGGCTTCCTGGACGGGCTGTCGACCACCCGCTACTCCTCTCGCGCGTCCGCCTCCTCGGGCTGCGCCTCCGACGGCGGGAGATTCATGGAGTACACCTACGCGCTCTTCGCCAACCAGCCCCCCGAGGGGGGACCGGGGCTCACCGACGACGAGCTGGCCGAGATCGGCGCCATGGCCGGGCTCACCGAGCCGGCGTTCGGCGCGGGCGTGCGCAACGGCATCTATCTCGACTGGACCGCCCACGTGACGGACACGGCCGTCGAACGGGGGGTGAGCGGCACCCCCACCGTCCTCGTCGAGGGGATCGCCGTGCCGGCGAGCCCCCAGACGATCGTCACCGCCGTGGCGGCCGCCGTCCGCTGATCCCCGGGCGCGGCCCCGCCCCGGCCGGCCGCCTGCCGCCGGGGCGGGGGCGGGCGTCCGATACCAACCGACATGAAGACTATTGCACTTTTGCCGGAAAGCACTGAAGCTTTCCTTCTGTGACGACGTATCGAGCGGGCCGGCCGTGGCGGTCCGCCGCCATCGGTCGCATCGCCGCGGTAGCCCTCAGCCTCGTTCTCACCGGCGCCCTCGCCCCCGCCCCCGCGGCGGGTGCCGTCGCGCCCGCGCCGGCCACCACCGGCGCGGCGGGCGGAGCCGCCGCCTGCCCCACCGACCCGGCCACTCCCAAACACCGGCTCCGCGCCATGTGGATCGCCAGCGTGGCCAACATCGACTGGCCGAGCAGGACCGGCCTGAGCGTGCAGGCGCAGCAGGCCGAGTTCCGTGCCTGGCTGGACCTCGCGGCGCAGCGGAACATGAACGCCGTCGTCGTGCAGGTCAGGCCGACGGCCGACGCGTTCTGGCCGTCACCCCATGAGCCGTGGTCGCAGTGGCTGACGGGCACCCAGGGGGGCGACCCCGGCTACGACCCGCTGGCGTTCATGGTGAGCGAGGCGCACGCCCGCGACATCGAGTTCCACGCGTGGTTCAACCCCTACCGGGTCGCCAACCACGACGACCCCACCCGGCTGGTGGCCACGCACCCGGCCCGGAGGAATCCCGGCTGGCGGTTCGCCCACGGCGGCAAGCTCTACTACAACCCGGGGATCCCCGCGGTCCGCGGCTTCATCGAGGACGCCGTCATGGACGCCGTCACCCGTTACGACATCGACGGCGTGCACCTCGACGACTACTTCTACCCGTATCCGGTCAGCGGCGAGACGATCCCGGACGCCTCCGCCTACGCCCAGTACGGCGCCGGTTTCGGCAACGTCCACGACTGGCGGCGCGACAACGTCAACCTGCTGGTGAAGGAGCTGGGCCAGCGGATCCACGCGGCCAAGTCGTGGGTCGAGTTCGGGGTCAGCCCGTTCGGCATCTGGCGCAACGCCGCCACCGACCCGCTCGGTTCGCAGACCTCCGGCATGCAGTCGTACGACGCCGTCTACGCCGACACCCGGCTCTGGGTGAAGCAGGGCTGGGTCGACTACATCGCGCCGCAGGTCTACTGGCACATCGGGCATCCCACCGCCGACTACGAGACGCTCACCGCCTGGTGGGCCTCCGTGGTCAAGGGCACCGGCGTGCGGCTCCTCATCGGGCAGGCCGCCTACCGGGCCGGAGCGGCCGGCCAGGACGCGGCCTGGCAACGGCCCGGGGAACTGGCCGACCACCTCCAGTACAACCGGCGGCACCCGGAGGTGGTCGGCGACGTCTTCTTCAGCGCCAAGGACATCCGGGCCGACCGGATCGGCGCCGTCTCCCGCCTGGTGGGCGACCACTACTCCAGGCCCGCCCTGATACCCGCCCGCGGCGGCGCGGCCGCGCCGGCCAGCCCCTCGATCACCTCGGCGACCCGCCTCCCCGGCGGGGTCTCCCTGTCATGGCAGCGCGACGGATCGAGCAGCCCGCTCTCGTACGCGATCTACCGGGTCGACTCCTCCCCGGCGGCGGACCCGTGTTTCTTCGCCGACGCCCGCAACCTGCTCAAGACGACCCGCGGGACGTCCTTCACCGACACCACCGCCACCGCGGGCACCTACACCTACTACGTGACGGCCATGGACCGGCTGCACCACGAAAGCGCGCCGAGCGCGGGCCGGGTGGTCGCGGCCACCGGTCCGTTCAGCGTCGTCGTCGACAACCGTGACGCCGGCTTCACCGCGGGCTCCGGCTGGGGCACCTCAAGCTTCTCCTCGCAGCTCCACGGCACCGACTACCGGTTCGCCGAGCCCGTCGCGGCGAGCGACCCGGCGTGGTTCAAGGCGCAGATCCCCGCCGCCGGCAGCTACCGGATCGAGATCTGGCATCCGGCGAACTCCGGCTACAACAGCGCGACGCCGTTCATCGTGGCGGCCGGCGGAGGCAACCAGGTGATCAACGTCGACCAGCGCGTCAGCGGCGGCCAGTGGCGCAGCCTCGGCACGTTCACCCTCTCCGCCGGCGCCTACAACGTCGTCGGGGTGAGCCGCTGGGTCTCCACCGCCGGCTACGTCATCGCCGAC comes from Streptosporangium roseum DSM 43021 and encodes:
- a CDS encoding carbohydrate ABC transporter permease, translated to MSARLRAFGFVAGSLAVPVVLYVAFVINPYVQAFQIALTDWRGVSRTPGFVGLENFARLWDDQVFWQALRNHGVLLVTLPLVTIALALFFAYLLNLGGGGASGKMRGVRGAGFYRVVFFLPQVLAVAVVGVLFKAVYRPDESGVLNSALAGLGLEPVGWLTEPRLAFWSIIAVMVWQAVGFYVVLFSAGMAAIPKDVFEAAALDGAGRVRMFLSITLPLLWDTVQVGWVYLGIAAFDGFALVQVLSVDRGGPDGATTVLPLEIWKTAFSYSKFGYASAMGVALFFMTITFAALTLRVTRRERIEF
- the ngcE gene encoding N-acetylglucosamine/diacetylchitobiose ABC transporter substrate-binding protein, which codes for MSQSTGMPGEMNRRQLLRRIGLTALAAGPGAGLLSACATAGSGSGAGSAPAAATPAATSAANPFGVDPGKPLEVVIFNGGNGDGYATGLHQPLYRKTYPRAEIKHVPTQKIGTQLRPRFVSGDVPDVVNNSGPEALDMAALTAEGHLADLSMLFDAPSVDDPGKKVRDTLVGGAHENSLIDGVPHVLNYTVAHRALWYNAKLFADKGWTVPRTWDAFLALGEETRRAGITLFAYPGQVGPFYQVWNLVYTAAKIGGNQVVIDIDNLADGAWTSPAVLASVTAWADLQARYGDKSYFGLDHTQTQVKHLQDKVAFYPCGSWLDNEMAKDKPDSFEYAIAPVPSVTATDKMPAEAIMVGVSEAFFVSAKGGNLAGGLEYLRIMLSREGARGYTERTKNLTVVNGVAEGLDLPPAVRSAARAQDAAGRNTITDARFESWYKELFDYSQTQTNAVMAGRATPEQFCANMQKKADEIKKDPSVTKQTRSV
- the gdhA gene encoding NADP-specific glutamate dehydrogenase; its protein translation is MLHERLSSIYDNVLRRNPGEIEFHQAVREVLESIGPVLGKHPEYAEFKIIERICEPERQIIFRVPWEDDLGEVHINRGFRVEFNSALGPYKGGLRFHPSVYLGIVKFLGFEQIFKNGLTGLPIGGGKGGSDFDPKGRSDREVMRFCQSFMTELYRHIGEYTDVPAGDIGVGQREVGYLFGQYKRITNRYESGVITGKGLSYGGAQVRTEATGYGCAFFVDEMLKARGTSFDGRRVVVSGSGNVAVYAIEKVQQLGGVVVACSDSSGYVLDEKGIDLDLLKQVKQVERHRLGVYAERRGAGAAFVSGRSLWEVPCEVAMPSATQNEITGHDAELLVRNGCVAVGEGANMPTTPEGIRVFQEAGVSFGPGKAANAGGVATSALEMQQNASRDSWTFEFSEQRLQTIMRDIHGRCLQSADEYGLPGNYVAGANIDGFKRVADAMLSLGLI
- a CDS encoding PD-(D/E)XK nuclease family protein, which translates into the protein MTLPPELVGNPAVVRLSASMLDRREGDCRDFAAAKARPDVRSQVFERRRFAPWEDFPLGLVMRVLDAVEFDGADVAAAVTQALEDNRDPVHPGAARWIRHACHTYLETADSLAAEGGGLRPERHPRIVQRSGSPAEMRALTAWGRWYGSPDGAVVEFRRMRLRRPLGRADGPATLAMAYVAAAGDRAVGGTQDLYRTVPVPVREPGASPRRVRVVEVGLTDGAAAVLVDTAPQQVRHAYLSSVRPVAAGLLAGGHRTPGGDCADCKLRASCGALPRTPGLLGLPDRGTHRRTWSITTARQYQICPAQAHMRDLRLPAEEAESTAVRRGLIVHQWLEAAHGRPGARPCAPEDLPDPETGDLTWDGPPMSRDEYRRARPYLLQHLRVCPLLGGEVTHVVPEPRVAAYDPDADVLVVANPDLLRRVGGRLVYREQKTSAAERGITAENALEMVPQLALAVCLIADGAFGDPSGSVELEQLTPVSGEVVTFDAADPVVVATARAVVSGRTRAWHRDVAFRATPGPWCRVCPVTRWCPDASRSGDGAPLVLDGLVIDPATGEILESSGRPSSHAEAVAEAIAAPELDDEPPF
- a CDS encoding DUF1036 domain-containing protein, whose protein sequence is MELHFRNRYTSRVWVAIMFYSPDGCRDYGQWGTRGWWAIDPGGEAHVLNTSNRYAAFYAEAANGAVWTGPYGPMYVYQNAFDSCLNIGSTAARAVGTRLVDMNGYSRYYVNLTS
- a CDS encoding carbohydrate ABC transporter permease, which gives rise to MTPTTEPPSTTRAAERPRPGLLTGLSHVALVVWALLVVLPLLWTLLASFKNNTEIFGDALQLPAELRWDNWTRAWGRANVGTYMLNTVVVVAAGTFGTMFFGSLAAYVLARYRFPGNRLIYYLFVSGMAFPVFLALVPLFFVVDQVGLLNTHTGLVLVYIAYSLPFTIFFLAAFFKTLPASVAEAAMIDGASHVRTFFQVMLPMARPGLISIAIFNVLGQWNQYLLPLVLLSGAKDKWVITQGIADISTIAGYEADWPGLFAALSMSIIPVLVVYVVFQRQIQSGLTSGALK
- a CDS encoding ROK family transcriptional regulator, producing MSSGSPRVLRTLNERATLELLLRSGPLTRGELESLTGLSKASAAEVLRRLESARLVKKGGRKPGSAGPAAHMWALDGSCCHVAGVDVTPDALDVAVADLTGQVVGEHRMATPGIHDPMGSLAVAVAEAARAAGLRTTDLDQIVVGMPGVIDVVGDRLDSVIQLPSWEHVHDLSPLRARLGNDRVRMENDVNLVAVEEMVKGSARDAESFALFWLGRGIGAGVVLNGALLRGATGRGGEIGSIVVPDPAERGRVLGPEGGSLDSILGAEAVLRLARAHGLAAGTGSGGPAADSAVSGAADAVSRAVADGSTGFLEALAARMAVGVIALVGVLDPHLVVLGGSLCAAGGEELRRMVAVRLATTALARTPLVLSAVSGNAVRAGAVEFALGIAREQVFKAGTAGR